One part of the Georgfuchsia toluolica genome encodes these proteins:
- the argA gene encoding amino-acid N-acetyltransferase, whose product MNKEATPEPPDSNARLVAWVRQAAPYIHAFRGKTFVIAFGGEVLEGERAQAITHDIALLDSMGIHLVLVHGARPQIDAEMRARGLKPHFHNGQRVTDAAALECVKRAMGVTRIEIEALLSQGLPNTPMAGAFLRVTGGNFITARPVGVVGGIDFQYTGAVRKIIAEEIQADLAQENVVLITPIGASPSGEIFNLAWEEVAEAVAVAVKADKLIYLCDAPGLMDKKGKLVEALTADEAEMLLTRKVPQSTEAVRALPGAVRACRNGVGRVHFLDRRADGAMLMEFFTRDGCGTVVTRAPLARLREATHEDVGAILALIAPLEADGTLVRRGRERLEMEIPQFSVVEHDGVIVGCAALYPFAREKAAELACLAVMPEFRRAGYGEQLLHHIETRAKKLKLKRLLVLTTRTAHWFVERDFNDVGVEMLPAPRREMYNFQRRSKVLMKTI is encoded by the coding sequence ATGAATAAGGAAGCCACGCCCGAACCGCCCGATTCCAACGCCCGTCTCGTGGCGTGGGTGCGTCAGGCGGCGCCCTATATTCATGCCTTCCGCGGCAAGACCTTCGTCATCGCCTTTGGCGGCGAGGTACTGGAGGGCGAACGGGCCCAGGCCATCACCCACGACATCGCCCTGCTCGACAGCATGGGCATCCACCTCGTGCTGGTGCACGGCGCGCGACCGCAGATCGACGCCGAGATGCGCGCGCGCGGCCTCAAGCCGCATTTCCACAACGGTCAGCGCGTCACCGACGCCGCCGCGCTCGAATGCGTCAAGCGCGCGATGGGCGTGACGCGCATCGAAATCGAGGCGCTGCTCTCGCAGGGCCTGCCCAACACGCCGATGGCGGGCGCCTTCCTGCGCGTCACCGGCGGCAACTTCATCACCGCGCGGCCGGTGGGTGTGGTGGGCGGCATCGACTTCCAATATACCGGGGCGGTGCGCAAGATCATCGCCGAGGAAATCCAGGCCGACCTGGCCCAGGAAAACGTGGTGCTGATTACCCCGATCGGCGCCTCGCCCTCGGGCGAGATTTTCAACCTGGCCTGGGAAGAGGTGGCCGAGGCCGTCGCCGTGGCGGTGAAGGCGGATAAGCTGATTTATCTTTGCGACGCGCCAGGGTTGATGGACAAGAAGGGCAAGCTGGTCGAGGCGCTTACCGCCGACGAGGCCGAAATGCTGCTGACCAGAAAAGTGCCGCAATCGACCGAAGCAGTGCGCGCGCTGCCCGGCGCGGTGCGCGCCTGCCGCAATGGCGTCGGCCGCGTGCACTTCCTTGACCGGCGCGCCGACGGAGCGATGCTGATGGAATTTTTCACGCGTGACGGCTGCGGTACCGTCGTCACGCGGGCGCCGCTGGCGCGGCTGCGCGAAGCCACGCACGAAGATGTCGGCGCCATCCTTGCCCTGATTGCGCCGCTCGAAGCCGACGGCACGCTGGTGCGGCGCGGGCGCGAACGGCTGGAAATGGAAATCCCGCAGTTCTCCGTGGTCGAGCACGATGGCGTCATTGTCGGCTGCGCCGCGCTGTATCCCTTCGCCAGGGAAAAGGCGGCGGAGCTGGCCTGCCTTGCCGTGATGCCGGAATTCCGCCGCGCCGGTTATGGTGAGCAGTTGCTGCACCATATCGAAACCCGCGCGAAAAAGTTGAAGTTGAAGCGCCTGCTCGTGCTTACCACGCGCACCGCACACTGGTTTGTCGAGCGCGATTTCAATGATGTCGGCGTAGAAATGCTGCCGGCACCGCGACGCGAAATGTACAACTTCCAGCGCCGTTCCAAGGTACTGATGAAAACGATTTGA
- a CDS encoding oxidative damage protection protein, with amino-acid sequence MARTVKCIKLGVEAEGLDFPPMPGELGKRIYESVSKEAWQQWIRLQTMLINENRLSLMDPAARKYLAEQVQKHFFGEGADTASGYKPSNT; translated from the coding sequence ATGGCACGTACCGTCAAATGCATCAAGCTCGGCGTCGAAGCCGAGGGCCTCGATTTTCCCCCGATGCCGGGCGAACTTGGCAAGCGGATTTACGAGAGCGTCTCGAAGGAAGCCTGGCAGCAGTGGATCAGGTTGCAGACCATGCTCATCAACGAGAACCGTCTCAGCCTCATGGATCCGGCGGCGCGCAAGTATCTGGCCGAGCAGGTGCAAAAGCATTTCTTTGGTGAAGGCGCGGATACCGCCAGCGGCTACAAGCCATCGAATACCTAG
- the pap gene encoding polyphosphate:AMP phosphotransferase has product MFESAELGHKLDKKTYAREAARLRADLLDMQYDIKQAAQLPVIILINGVEGAGKGETANLLNAWMDPRHIETHAFPAPSDEERERPPMWRFWRALPPKGKIGIFVGNWYTDPVVARVSGRIKHAELTVAIDDILRFEKMITDEGALVIKFWFHLSKDGQKKRLKALEKDPKTRWRVSKRDWKLFDDYDHYVNVSEHVLRETSSGYAPWTVIDGSDENYRTIAVARHVLDTVRRRLTQKDGKKKVSSRIAPFERALDGRDLINSLDMTQKLSVKKYASELEKWQGRLNLLARDPRFREHAVIAVFEGNDAAGKGGTIRRITGALDARWYDIVPVAAPTEEERAHPYQWRFWRNLPRHGRIVIFDRSWYGRVLVERVEGFCSEADWMRAYAEINDFENQLNRNGTIVVKFWLTISAEEQLKRFKEREKTRFKRFKITEEDWRNRDKWDAYEMAVCDMVDRTSTEIAPWTLVEANDKYFARIKVLKTLCERLEAALK; this is encoded by the coding sequence ATGTTTGAGTCTGCTGAACTGGGTCACAAGCTCGACAAGAAAACCTATGCCAGGGAGGCCGCCCGACTGCGTGCCGATCTGCTCGACATGCAGTACGACATCAAGCAGGCGGCGCAGCTTCCGGTGATCATCCTCATCAATGGCGTCGAAGGCGCCGGCAAGGGCGAAACGGCGAACCTGCTCAACGCCTGGATGGACCCGCGCCACATCGAAACCCATGCCTTCCCGGCGCCTTCCGACGAAGAGCGCGAACGCCCGCCGATGTGGCGCTTCTGGCGCGCGCTGCCGCCCAAGGGCAAGATCGGCATCTTCGTCGGCAACTGGTATACCGACCCGGTCGTCGCCCGCGTCAGCGGCCGCATCAAGCATGCAGAACTGACCGTCGCCATCGACGACATCCTGCGCTTCGAGAAGATGATCACCGACGAAGGCGCGCTGGTGATCAAGTTCTGGTTCCACCTGTCCAAGGACGGACAGAAAAAACGCCTCAAGGCGCTCGAAAAGGATCCCAAGACGCGCTGGCGCGTGTCCAAGCGCGACTGGAAGCTGTTCGACGATTACGACCATTATGTCAATGTCTCGGAACACGTGCTGCGCGAAACCAGCAGCGGCTATGCGCCCTGGACGGTGATCGACGGCAGCGACGAGAACTATCGCACCATCGCCGTGGCCCGGCATGTGCTCGACACCGTGCGCCGGCGCCTGACGCAGAAGGACGGCAAGAAGAAGGTCAGCAGCCGGATCGCACCCTTCGAGCGCGCGCTCGATGGCCGCGACCTGATCAACTCGCTCGACATGACGCAGAAACTGAGCGTGAAGAAATATGCCAGCGAGCTGGAGAAGTGGCAGGGCCGGCTCAACCTGCTGGCGCGCGATCCGCGCTTCCGGGAGCATGCGGTGATCGCCGTGTTCGAGGGCAACGATGCCGCCGGCAAGGGCGGCACCATCCGCCGCATCACCGGCGCGCTCGATGCGCGCTGGTACGACATCGTGCCGGTCGCCGCGCCGACCGAGGAAGAGCGCGCCCATCCTTATCAATGGCGTTTTTGGCGCAACCTGCCGCGCCACGGCCGCATCGTCATCTTCGACCGTTCCTGGTACGGTCGCGTGCTGGTCGAGCGGGTTGAAGGTTTTTGTTCCGAGGCGGACTGGATGCGCGCCTATGCCGAAATCAACGATTTCGAGAATCAGCTGAATCGCAACGGCACCATCGTCGTCAAGTTCTGGTTGACGATTTCGGCCGAGGAACAGCTCAAGCGCTTCAAGGAGCGCGAAAAGACGCGTTTCAAGCGCTTCAAGATCACCGAAGAGGATTGGCGCAACCGCGACAAATGGGATGCCTACGAGATGGCCGTGTGCGACATGGTGGACCGCACCTCGACCGAGATCGCGCCGTGGACCCTGGTCGAGGCCAACGACAAGTATTTCGCCCGCATCAAGGTGTTGAAGACGCTGTGCGAGCGGCTGGAGGCGGCGCTTAAGTAG
- a CDS encoding phosphoribosylaminoimidazolesuccinocarboxamide synthase — MSAPLFESSIASLPLLGRGKVRDIYAVGDDKLLVIVTDRLSAFDVILPDPIPGKGNVLTAVAAFWFGKLAHVIPSQLTGIDPETVVATEAEREQVRGRSMVVKRLKPLPIEAVARGYLIGSGWKDYQTSGKVCGIELPGGLQLAQQLPQPIFTPATKAEMGAHDENIDFAAVEKMIGAELAAKVRDTTLRLYREAAAYARIKGIIIADTKFEFGLDDNGRLYLIDEVLTPDSSRFWPAAEYRVGTSPASFDKQFVRDYLETLDWDKKAPGPHLPQDIIDKTAAKYREALERLTGAAE; from the coding sequence GTGAGCGCTCCCCTCTTTGAATCCAGCATCGCCAGCCTGCCTCTGCTCGGCCGCGGCAAGGTACGCGACATCTACGCCGTTGGTGACGACAAGCTGCTGGTGATCGTCACCGACCGCCTTTCGGCCTTTGACGTGATCCTGCCTGACCCGATTCCGGGCAAGGGCAACGTGCTCACCGCCGTCGCCGCTTTCTGGTTCGGCAAACTTGCTCATGTCATACCCAGCCAGCTTACCGGCATCGACCCGGAAACGGTCGTCGCGACGGAAGCGGAGCGCGAACAGGTGCGCGGCCGCTCCATGGTGGTGAAGCGTCTCAAGCCGCTCCCCATCGAAGCCGTCGCGCGCGGCTACCTGATCGGCTCGGGCTGGAAGGACTACCAGACCAGCGGCAAGGTGTGCGGCATCGAATTGCCGGGCGGCCTGCAATTGGCGCAGCAACTGCCGCAGCCGATATTCACGCCGGCGACCAAGGCCGAGATGGGCGCCCATGACGAAAACATCGACTTCGCCGCGGTGGAAAAAATGATCGGTGCGGAACTCGCGGCCAAGGTGCGCGACACCACGCTGCGCCTGTATCGCGAGGCCGCCGCTTACGCTCGAATCAAGGGCATCATCATCGCCGACACCAAGTTCGAATTCGGCCTCGACGACAATGGCCGCCTCTATCTGATCGACGAAGTGCTGACGCCGGACTCGTCGCGTTTCTGGCCCGCCGCCGAATACCGCGTCGGCACCAGCCCGGCGAGTTTCGACAAGCAGTTCGTGCGCGACTATCTGGAAACGCTGGACTGGGACAAAAAAGCCCCCGGTCCGCATCTGCCGCAGGACATCATCGACAAGACCGCCGCCAAGTATCGCGAAGCGCTGGAGCGCCTTACCGGCGCAGCGGAG
- a CDS encoding 16S rRNA (uracil(1498)-N(3))-methyltransferase: MSPRFFTPSLLAPGASVDLPPEAAHHAANVLRLKPDDEVRLFDGRGGEWTAHIVRMKPTVHVALDRFDPASHAPELRVTLVQALPAADKMDWVMQKAVELGVAVIQPVVARRSVVRLSGEKLARRQLHWRNVVVAACEQCNANMLPNISPLHDLPQYLAQPAAENELRLLLLPGAGERLRDLPRPKGSVTILVGPEGGFEEGEIEIALLSGFKPLGFGPRVLRTETAGLAMLAALMAIWGDC, from the coding sequence ATGTCTCCCCGCTTCTTCACCCCCAGTCTGCTCGCCCCCGGCGCTTCGGTCGATCTGCCGCCCGAAGCAGCCCATCATGCAGCGAACGTGCTGCGCCTGAAGCCGGACGACGAGGTGCGCCTGTTCGATGGGCGCGGCGGGGAATGGACGGCGCATATCGTGCGCATGAAGCCAACTGTGCATGTCGCGCTGGATCGTTTCGATCCGGCCAGCCATGCGCCCGAGTTGCGGGTAACCCTGGTGCAGGCGCTGCCGGCCGCCGACAAGATGGACTGGGTGATGCAAAAGGCGGTGGAGCTCGGCGTTGCCGTGATCCAGCCGGTCGTCGCCAGACGCAGCGTGGTGCGCCTGTCCGGCGAGAAACTGGCGCGGCGCCAGCTTCACTGGCGCAATGTGGTGGTCGCCGCCTGCGAACAATGCAACGCCAATATGCTGCCCAATATCTCGCCCTTGCATGATCTTCCTCAATATCTGGCACAGCCTGCGGCGGAGAATGAGTTACGCTTGTTGCTGCTGCCGGGCGCAGGCGAGCGTCTGCGCGATCTGCCCAGGCCGAAAGGTTCGGTCACGATTCTGGTCGGGCCCGAAGGGGGTTTTGAAGAGGGCGAAATCGAGATTGCGCTGCTGTCCGGCTTCAAGCCTTTGGGGTTCGGCCCGCGTGTGCTGCGCACCGAGACGGCCGGGCTGGCGATGCTGGCGGCATTGATGGCGATATGGGGTGATTGCTAG
- a CDS encoding MAPEG family protein — protein sequence MTPTLYYIIYSAALTLLALLLGSFFRNRLWTLQGLKIGLGNRDHVPPPTPLSGRADRAAMNTLENFVLFAALALTAHVAGIDNAQVALGAGMFFWARVAYLLAYLLGIVYLRTLVWLIGLAGLVMIAAALF from the coding sequence ATGACGCCAACCCTGTATTACATCATCTACTCGGCGGCGTTGACGCTGCTGGCCCTGCTCTTGGGCAGCTTTTTCCGCAATCGCCTGTGGACCCTGCAGGGCTTGAAGATTGGATTGGGCAACCGGGACCATGTTCCGCCGCCCACCCCGCTGTCGGGTCGCGCCGATCGCGCGGCCATGAACACGCTGGAAAACTTTGTGCTGTTCGCTGCGCTCGCCCTCACCGCACATGTGGCCGGAATCGACAACGCGCAGGTAGCGCTCGGCGCCGGCATGTTTTTTTGGGCGCGCGTTGCGTACCTTCTGGCATACCTGCTGGGTATCGTTTATCTGCGTACGCTTGTTTGGCTGATCGGTCTGGCCGGACTCGTCATGATTGCGGCGGCCCTGTTCTAA